In the genome of Maniola jurtina chromosome 3, ilManJurt1.1, whole genome shotgun sequence, one region contains:
- the LOC123881247 gene encoding tumor protein p63-regulated gene 1-like protein isoform X1 encodes MSDLLDDDLELRIGTLQLSTDNVATNAEAQRPGREKTSGNARSTPVNVPPSSVLSGADSLTSSSSSFADARADGATNAQPETEQEAVQTVYPRYDVPFNRENIKDFFTFRRGVVENAIQECITALLFPEDGEYLGSWLLTEITLWDNEKERIVLLTSRLVMTIKYDFIAMKQLDFKKTYLDDLDTIVIGELVYPPSSLVPRLNGIATGVTTVVKDCVIDRLCRRPSEAEEAKLFDPKYFEPRERNLRGVRLMWNKGEALPLKTVWNPFSQDVPFITFASHPIYWHKDGGVDERSTYDMEIFAQKLQRAVETAASACCIHHSPIVIQSYVGITSLLHNKTSMGFFKVRGKFSF; translated from the exons ATGAGTGATCTATTGGACGATGATTTAGAGTTGCGTATCGGTACACTGCAGCTTTCTACGGACAATGTTGCCACGAACGCCGAGGCCCAACGTCCAGGACGAGAGAAAACGTCTGGTAATGCGAGAAGTACCCCAGTCAACGTTCCACCTTCTTCGGTTCTCTCTGGCGCCGATTCCTTGACCTCATCTTCATCTTCCTTTGCTG ATGCCAGAGCTGATGGAGCAACCAATGCACAGCCAGAAACAGAACAAGAAGCAGTTCAGACAGTATACCCCAGATATGATGTTCCGTTCAACCGAGAGAACATCAAGGACTTCTTTACATTCCGCCGGGGTGTGGTGGAGAACGCCATACAAGAGTGCATTACAGCACTTCTGTTCCCTGAAGATGGGGAGTATTTGGGCTCATGGTTATTGACAGA AATCACACTTTGGGATAACGAAAAGGAGAGGATTGTGCTCTTAACGTCACGGCTAGTGATGACCATAAAGTACGACTTCATAGCTATGAAACAGTTGGACTTCAAAAAGACGTACTTAGACGACCTGGACACCATAGTTATAGGGGAATTAGTCTATCCACCATCTTCATTAGTACC ACGCCTAAACGGCATCGCGACTGGTGTGACGACGGTGGTCAAAGACTGCGTCATAGACCGCCTGTGCCGGCGGCCCAGCGAGGCGGAGGAAGCCAAATTGTTCGATCCCAAGTATTTTGAGCCTAG GGAGCGCAACCTTCGCGGAGTTCGTCTGATGTGGAACAAGGGCGAGGCGCTGCCGCTCAAGACAGTCTGGAACCCCTTCAGCCAGGACGTTCCTTTCATTACCTTCGCGTCGCATCCGATATATTGGCATAAAg ATGGCGGCGTTGACGAAAGATCAACGTACGACATGGAGATATTTGCTCAAAAATTACAAAGGGCCGTAGAAACGGCCGCTTCCGCGTGTTGCATACACCACTCCCCTATAGTCATACAGAGCTACGTGGGTATCACTTCGCTACTGCATAACAAGACTAGCATGGGATTCTTCAAGGTCAGAGGGAAGTTTAGTTTCTAA
- the LOC123881247 gene encoding tumor protein p63-regulated gene 1-like protein isoform X3 has protein sequence MSDLLDDDLELRIGTLQLSTDNVATNAEAQRPGREKTSGNARSTPVNVPPSSVLSGADSLTSSSSSFADARADGATNAQPETEQEAVQTVYPRYDVPFNRENIKDFFTFRRGVVENAIQECITALLFPEDGEYLGSWLLTEITLWDNEKERIVLLTSRLVMTIKYDFIAMKQLDFKKTYLDDLDTIVIGELVYPPSSLVPERNLRGVRLMWNKGEALPLKTVWNPFSQDVPFITFASHPIYWHKDGGVDERSTYDMEIFAQKLQRAVETAASACCIHHSPIVIQSYVGITSLLHNKTSMGFFKVRGKFSF, from the exons ATGAGTGATCTATTGGACGATGATTTAGAGTTGCGTATCGGTACACTGCAGCTTTCTACGGACAATGTTGCCACGAACGCCGAGGCCCAACGTCCAGGACGAGAGAAAACGTCTGGTAATGCGAGAAGTACCCCAGTCAACGTTCCACCTTCTTCGGTTCTCTCTGGCGCCGATTCCTTGACCTCATCTTCATCTTCCTTTGCTG ATGCCAGAGCTGATGGAGCAACCAATGCACAGCCAGAAACAGAACAAGAAGCAGTTCAGACAGTATACCCCAGATATGATGTTCCGTTCAACCGAGAGAACATCAAGGACTTCTTTACATTCCGCCGGGGTGTGGTGGAGAACGCCATACAAGAGTGCATTACAGCACTTCTGTTCCCTGAAGATGGGGAGTATTTGGGCTCATGGTTATTGACAGA AATCACACTTTGGGATAACGAAAAGGAGAGGATTGTGCTCTTAACGTCACGGCTAGTGATGACCATAAAGTACGACTTCATAGCTATGAAACAGTTGGACTTCAAAAAGACGTACTTAGACGACCTGGACACCATAGTTATAGGGGAATTAGTCTATCCACCATCTTCATTAGTACC GGAGCGCAACCTTCGCGGAGTTCGTCTGATGTGGAACAAGGGCGAGGCGCTGCCGCTCAAGACAGTCTGGAACCCCTTCAGCCAGGACGTTCCTTTCATTACCTTCGCGTCGCATCCGATATATTGGCATAAAg ATGGCGGCGTTGACGAAAGATCAACGTACGACATGGAGATATTTGCTCAAAAATTACAAAGGGCCGTAGAAACGGCCGCTTCCGCGTGTTGCATACACCACTCCCCTATAGTCATACAGAGCTACGTGGGTATCACTTCGCTACTGCATAACAAGACTAGCATGGGATTCTTCAAGGTCAGAGGGAAGTTTAGTTTCTAA
- the LOC123881247 gene encoding tumor protein p63-regulated gene 1-like protein isoform X2 gives MSDLLDDDLELRIGTLQLSTDNVATNAEAQRPGREKTSGNARSTPVNVPPSSVLSGADSLTSSSSSFADARADGATNAQPETEQEAVQTVYPRYDVPFNRENIKDFFTFRRGVVENAIQECITALLFPEDGEYLGSWLLTEITLWDNEKERIVLLTSRLVMTIKYDFIAMKQLDFKKTYLDDLDTIVIGELVYPPSSLVPRLNGIATGVTTVVKDCVIDRLCRRPSEAEEAKLERNLRGVRLMWNKGEALPLKTVWNPFSQDVPFITFASHPIYWHKDGGVDERSTYDMEIFAQKLQRAVETAASACCIHHSPIVIQSYVGITSLLHNKTSMGFFKVRGKFSF, from the exons ATGAGTGATCTATTGGACGATGATTTAGAGTTGCGTATCGGTACACTGCAGCTTTCTACGGACAATGTTGCCACGAACGCCGAGGCCCAACGTCCAGGACGAGAGAAAACGTCTGGTAATGCGAGAAGTACCCCAGTCAACGTTCCACCTTCTTCGGTTCTCTCTGGCGCCGATTCCTTGACCTCATCTTCATCTTCCTTTGCTG ATGCCAGAGCTGATGGAGCAACCAATGCACAGCCAGAAACAGAACAAGAAGCAGTTCAGACAGTATACCCCAGATATGATGTTCCGTTCAACCGAGAGAACATCAAGGACTTCTTTACATTCCGCCGGGGTGTGGTGGAGAACGCCATACAAGAGTGCATTACAGCACTTCTGTTCCCTGAAGATGGGGAGTATTTGGGCTCATGGTTATTGACAGA AATCACACTTTGGGATAACGAAAAGGAGAGGATTGTGCTCTTAACGTCACGGCTAGTGATGACCATAAAGTACGACTTCATAGCTATGAAACAGTTGGACTTCAAAAAGACGTACTTAGACGACCTGGACACCATAGTTATAGGGGAATTAGTCTATCCACCATCTTCATTAGTACC ACGCCTAAACGGCATCGCGACTGGTGTGACGACGGTGGTCAAAGACTGCGTCATAGACCGCCTGTGCCGGCGGCCCAGCGAGGCGGAGGAAGCCAAATT GGAGCGCAACCTTCGCGGAGTTCGTCTGATGTGGAACAAGGGCGAGGCGCTGCCGCTCAAGACAGTCTGGAACCCCTTCAGCCAGGACGTTCCTTTCATTACCTTCGCGTCGCATCCGATATATTGGCATAAAg ATGGCGGCGTTGACGAAAGATCAACGTACGACATGGAGATATTTGCTCAAAAATTACAAAGGGCCGTAGAAACGGCCGCTTCCGCGTGTTGCATACACCACTCCCCTATAGTCATACAGAGCTACGTGGGTATCACTTCGCTACTGCATAACAAGACTAGCATGGGATTCTTCAAGGTCAGAGGGAAGTTTAGTTTCTAA